In a single window of the Streptomyces cinnabarinus genome:
- a CDS encoding MarR family winged helix-turn-helix transcriptional regulator — MGDNSGISGEPTLEEQIAAYQREFQDLDPQVEKIVSALSRLNRRMNVAYGRQTATLGISNTEWEVLKALVLSGAPYRLGPSELAKRLGLTPAAMTHRIDRMVTEGLVTRERDESNRVRVIVELTVEGREKWMEAMRLASVFEEDLLQDLSPEERTALGEVLTRLLRRVEHAQPDASGRLTDLD, encoded by the coding sequence ATGGGCGACAACTCCGGCATCAGCGGCGAGCCGACACTCGAAGAGCAGATCGCCGCCTACCAGCGCGAGTTCCAGGACCTCGACCCCCAGGTCGAGAAGATCGTCTCCGCACTGTCCCGGCTGAACCGCCGCATGAACGTCGCCTACGGCCGCCAGACGGCCACGCTCGGCATCAGCAACACCGAGTGGGAGGTCCTGAAGGCCCTCGTGCTCTCCGGTGCCCCGTACCGATTGGGTCCGAGCGAGCTCGCCAAGCGGCTCGGGCTGACCCCGGCCGCGATGACCCACCGGATCGACCGCATGGTCACCGAGGGCCTGGTCACCCGGGAGCGCGACGAGTCCAACCGGGTGCGCGTCATCGTGGAGCTCACCGTCGAGGGCCGGGAGAAGTGGATGGAGGCCATGCGCCTCGCCTCGGTCTTCGAGGAGGACCTCCTCCAGGACCTCTCCCCCGAGGAGCGCACGGCCCTTGGCGAGGTCCTCACCCGTCTGCTGCGCAGGGTGGAGCACGCCCAGCCGGACGCCAGCGGCCGGCTGACCGACCTCGATTAA
- a CDS encoding MFS transporter, producing the protein MGAAMRRIHVGNALSAFGLGFTVPYLYVYVAQVRGLGAMTAGLVLAVFAVAALVVLPFAGRAIVRRGPLPVLLAALVTAALGALSLGLAGNATAVLLSAAALGAGQAVMQPALATMIVDCSPSETRSRAFAMQFFLQNLGLGVGGLIGGHLVDTTQVSSFTLLFAIEAAMFLLLVVVMATVRMPRSPRIEGAPGQSAKGSWKQLLGNRAMVQLCVLGFVLFFACYGQFEGGLAAYGVEAAGISTSALGTALAANTAMIVVAQFVVLRFVERRRRSRVIAAVGLIWAVAWVVAGYAGLGNGSQEMATAAFVSTYALFGLGEAMLSPTVAPLVADLAPTGMAGQYNSAFALVKQLALAVGPAIGGPMGAALHAPYIVTFLLFSLGITLLALRLGRQLTTAQDHPALARSRVVASGGAAQADPAPAHA; encoded by the coding sequence ATGGGCGCAGCGATGCGCCGGATCCACGTGGGTAACGCACTCAGCGCGTTCGGGCTCGGCTTCACCGTCCCGTACCTGTACGTCTATGTGGCGCAGGTGCGTGGGCTCGGTGCCATGACGGCGGGTCTCGTACTCGCCGTGTTCGCCGTTGCCGCGCTGGTCGTGCTGCCGTTCGCCGGGCGGGCGATCGTGCGGCGGGGCCCGCTTCCGGTGCTGCTCGCCGCTCTGGTCACCGCCGCGCTGGGCGCGCTGAGCCTCGGGCTCGCGGGGAACGCCACGGCCGTACTGCTGTCGGCCGCCGCGCTGGGGGCCGGGCAGGCCGTGATGCAGCCGGCGCTGGCCACGATGATCGTGGACTGCTCCCCGTCGGAGACCCGGTCGCGGGCGTTCGCCATGCAGTTCTTCCTGCAGAACCTCGGTCTCGGTGTGGGTGGTCTCATCGGCGGCCATCTCGTCGACACGACCCAGGTCTCCTCCTTCACTCTGCTGTTCGCGATCGAGGCGGCGATGTTCCTGCTGCTGGTCGTGGTGATGGCGACGGTGCGCATGCCGCGTTCGCCGCGGATCGAGGGTGCGCCGGGGCAGTCGGCCAAGGGGAGCTGGAAGCAGCTGCTCGGGAACCGGGCGATGGTGCAGCTGTGTGTGCTGGGCTTCGTGCTGTTCTTCGCCTGCTACGGGCAGTTCGAGGGGGGTCTGGCCGCGTACGGCGTGGAGGCCGCCGGGATCTCCACCTCCGCGCTCGGCACGGCGCTCGCCGCCAACACGGCGATGATCGTCGTGGCGCAGTTCGTGGTGCTGCGGTTCGTGGAGCGGCGGCGTCGGTCGCGGGTGATCGCCGCGGTGGGTCTGATCTGGGCCGTGGCCTGGGTCGTGGCCGGGTACGCGGGGCTGGGGAACGGCAGCCAGGAGATGGCCACGGCGGCCTTCGTCTCGACCTACGCCCTGTTCGGTCTGGGTGAGGCGATGCTCTCCCCGACGGTCGCGCCGCTGGTGGCGGATCTGGCGCCGACGGGGATGGCCGGTCAGTACAACTCGGCGTTCGCCCTGGTGAAGCAGCTCGCGCTGGCGGTGGGTCCGGCGATCGGCGGCCCCATGGGTGCCGCGCTGCACGCGCCGTACATCGTGACGTTCCTGCTGTTCTCGCTGGGCATCACCCTGCTGGCGCTACGTCTGGGCCGTCAGCTCACGACGGCGCAGGACCACCCGGCCCTGGCGAGGAGCCGAGTGGTGGCGTCGGGCGGCGCGGCGCAGGCCGATCCCGCGCCGGCTCACGCCTGA
- a CDS encoding ATP-binding SpoIIE family protein phosphatase, which translates to MNFTRWSARLPGTQRRAAARTDHAVTAERRGESAGSVPAARAEQLTDEPPPVPALDDLPVREVLDRVPALVALVHGTDHRLAYVNDAYATAFGDRTLGEPAREALPELDELGLLPLLDQVLRSGKPRTVKSRKAPDGRSYTFTCTPVADGEKGVLVFATDVTDHAEAAERLRASERRQRETAVTLQRSLLPQELEQPDDLRIAATYQPGGTEAAVGGDWYDVITLGGGRTALVIGDVMGRGVRAAAVMGQLRTAVRAYARLDLPPHEVLQLLDGLATEIDANQIATCVYAVHDPNEGRLVYASAGHLPILVRDESGTVLRADEPTGPPLGTGGWMHASGSIPLSPGSTAVLYTDGLVERRDEDLDEGIASLERALAGATGTPQVVCDRLVRSAGVTADHDDDVAVLVLQHPARTGSDAELFRNAALELLGGVEAAPRARAFASGVLTSWRFPTDLHDLGVLAASELVANSLQHGTPPMRLRLRRTDRRLIVEVTDGDEHLPRMRRADPADESGRGIAIVATIASNWGSRRTPGGGKAVWCEFVLPRT; encoded by the coding sequence GTGAACTTCACGCGTTGGAGCGCCCGGCTCCCCGGAACGCAGCGCCGCGCCGCAGCGCGGACCGACCACGCGGTCACCGCCGAGCGGCGCGGGGAGAGCGCGGGCTCCGTCCCCGCGGCCAGAGCCGAACAGCTCACCGACGAGCCCCCGCCCGTCCCCGCCCTCGACGACCTCCCCGTACGCGAAGTCCTCGACCGCGTACCGGCGCTCGTCGCCCTGGTCCACGGCACCGACCACCGCCTCGCCTACGTCAACGACGCCTACGCCACCGCCTTCGGCGACCGCACGCTCGGCGAACCGGCCCGCGAGGCCCTGCCGGAACTGGACGAACTGGGCCTGCTCCCACTCCTCGACCAGGTCCTGCGCAGCGGCAAGCCCCGCACGGTCAAGTCCCGCAAGGCCCCCGACGGCCGCTCCTACACCTTCACCTGCACCCCGGTCGCCGACGGCGAGAAGGGCGTCCTGGTCTTCGCCACCGACGTCACCGACCACGCCGAGGCCGCCGAGCGGCTGCGCGCCAGCGAACGCCGCCAACGCGAGACCGCGGTCACCCTCCAGAGATCCCTGCTCCCCCAGGAACTCGAACAGCCCGACGACCTGCGCATCGCCGCGACCTACCAGCCGGGCGGCACGGAAGCCGCGGTCGGCGGCGACTGGTACGACGTCATCACCCTCGGCGGCGGCCGTACGGCACTGGTGATCGGCGATGTGATGGGCCGGGGAGTCCGCGCGGCGGCGGTCATGGGCCAACTCCGCACGGCGGTCCGCGCCTACGCCCGCCTGGACCTCCCGCCGCACGAGGTACTGCAACTGCTGGACGGCCTCGCCACGGAGATCGACGCCAACCAGATCGCCACCTGCGTCTACGCCGTCCACGACCCGAACGAGGGGCGGCTGGTGTACGCCTCCGCCGGGCACCTGCCGATCCTGGTCCGCGACGAGAGCGGCACCGTGCTGCGCGCCGACGAGCCGACGGGGCCGCCGCTCGGCACGGGCGGCTGGATGCACGCGTCCGGCTCGATCCCGCTCAGCCCCGGCTCCACGGCGGTGCTCTACACGGACGGTCTGGTCGAGCGCCGGGACGAGGACCTGGACGAGGGCATCGCGTCCCTGGAGCGCGCCCTGGCGGGCGCCACGGGCACACCCCAGGTCGTCTGCGACCGCCTGGTCCGCTCGGCGGGCGTCACGGCGGACCACGACGACGACGTCGCCGTCCTGGTCCTCCAGCACCCGGCCCGCACCGGCTCCGACGCCGAACTGTTCCGCAACGCCGCCCTGGAGCTCCTCGGCGGCGTGGAGGCGGCCCCACGCGCGCGGGCGTTCGCCTCCGGGGTCCTGACGAGCTGGCGCTTCCCGACGGACCTGCACGACCTGGGTGTCCTCGCGGCCAGCGAACTGGTCGCCAACAGCCTCCAGCACGGCACCCCGCCCATGCGCCTACGACTGCGCCGTACCGACCGCCGCCTCATCGTGGAGGTCACCGACGGCGACGAGCACCTGCCCCGCATGCGCCGGGCCGACCCGGCCGACGAATCGGGCCGGGGCATCGCCATCGTCGCGACCATCGCCTCGAACTGGGGCTCTCGCAGAACACCGGGCGGCGGCAAGGCGGTGTGGTGCGAGTTCGTACTGCCCCGCACCTGA
- a CDS encoding NAD(P)/FAD-dependent oxidoreductase has product MVKERARILVVGGGYVGMYTALRLQKKLKPEIKRGEVEVTVVTPDPYMTYQPFLPEAAAGSISPRHVVVPLRRTLGLCRVVIGEVRSIDHTKRTATLTTLATEEEGTGGQQLSYDELVLAPGSVSRTLPIPGLAEHAIGFKTVEEAIGLRNHVIEQMDIASSTRDPAIRDAALTFVFVGGGYAGVEALAELEDMARYAARYYHNVRPEDMKWILVEASDRILPEVGAEMGRYTVTELRRRNIDVRLQTRLESCADRVAVLSDGARFPTRTVVWTAGVKPHPLVAATDLPRTGRGRLKCTAELSIEGATHAWAAGDAAAVPDVTAERPDAETAPNAQHALRQARVLGDNIAHSLRGEPLQTYAHKYVGSVASLGLHKGVAHVYGRKLKGYPAWFMHRVYHLSRVPTFNRKARVLAEWTLSGLFKREIVSLGSLEHPRAEFELAAGGKPPQDTGNDPKGSS; this is encoded by the coding sequence ATGGTGAAGGAACGTGCGCGCATTCTCGTTGTCGGCGGCGGCTACGTCGGGATGTACACGGCCCTGCGACTGCAGAAAAAGTTGAAACCAGAAATCAAACGGGGAGAAGTCGAGGTCACAGTAGTCACACCCGACCCGTACATGACCTATCAGCCGTTCCTTCCGGAAGCCGCGGCCGGTTCGATCTCCCCCCGCCATGTCGTCGTGCCGCTGCGCCGCACCCTCGGCCTGTGCCGCGTCGTCATCGGCGAGGTCCGCTCCATCGACCACACCAAGCGCACCGCGACCCTCACCACCCTCGCCACCGAGGAGGAGGGCACCGGCGGCCAACAGCTCTCCTACGACGAACTCGTCCTCGCCCCCGGCTCGGTCTCCCGCACGCTCCCGATCCCCGGACTCGCCGAGCACGCCATCGGATTCAAGACGGTCGAAGAGGCCATCGGACTGCGCAACCACGTCATCGAGCAGATGGACATCGCCTCCTCCACCCGCGACCCCGCCATCCGCGACGCGGCCCTCACCTTCGTCTTCGTCGGCGGCGGCTACGCGGGTGTCGAGGCGCTCGCCGAACTGGAGGACATGGCCCGCTACGCCGCGCGGTACTACCACAACGTCCGCCCCGAGGATATGAAGTGGATCCTCGTCGAGGCATCCGACCGCATCCTCCCCGAGGTCGGCGCGGAGATGGGCCGCTACACCGTCACCGAACTGCGCCGCCGCAACATCGACGTACGCCTGCAGACCCGGCTGGAATCCTGCGCCGACCGCGTCGCGGTGCTCAGCGACGGCGCCCGCTTCCCCACCCGCACGGTCGTGTGGACGGCCGGCGTGAAACCCCACCCCCTCGTCGCCGCCACCGACCTCCCGCGCACCGGGCGCGGACGGCTGAAATGCACCGCAGAGCTGAGCATCGAGGGCGCCACGCACGCGTGGGCGGCGGGCGACGCCGCAGCGGTCCCCGACGTCACCGCCGAACGGCCCGACGCCGAGACCGCCCCCAACGCCCAGCACGCGCTGCGCCAGGCCAGGGTCCTCGGCGACAACATCGCGCACTCCCTGCGCGGCGAGCCGCTCCAGACGTACGCGCACAAATACGTCGGCTCGGTGGCCTCCCTCGGCCTGCACAAGGGCGTCGCACACGTCTACGGACGCAAGCTGAAGGGCTACCCTGCCTGGTTCATGCACCGCGTCTACCACCTCAGCAGGGTGCCCACCTTCAACCGCAAGGCGCGCGTCCTGGCCGAGTGGACGCTGTCGGGGCTCTTCAAGAGGGAGATCGTCTCCCTCGGTTCACTCGAACACCCCCGAGCGGAGTTCGAACTCGCGGCCGGTGGAAAGCCTCCTCAGGACACCGGCAACGACCCGAAGGGGTCGTCCTGA
- a CDS encoding TetR/AcrR family transcriptional regulator, which translates to MHVQDSHWSSTSAIAAGGGAMGATMGGAMNAAGNGRGDSSRTTPLRVDAQRNLEHVLRAAREVFGELGYGAPMEDVARRARVGVGTVYRRFPSKDVLVRRIAEEETSRLTEQARAALGQEDEPWSALSRFLRTSVASGAGRLLPPQVLRVGVAEEQTEGAGFDEARVPQQRMQPGAGELRLVPGETTPAASGAADDDAGASALLDVVGQLVERARAAGELRTDVSVADVLLVIATAAPSLPDAAQQAAASARLLDILLEGLRSRPS; encoded by the coding sequence ATGCATGTTCAGGACTCTCATTGGTCGTCCACGTCCGCCATCGCAGCCGGTGGCGGAGCGATGGGCGCGACGATGGGCGGAGCCATGAACGCGGCGGGGAACGGACGCGGGGACAGCTCGCGCACGACTCCGCTGCGGGTCGACGCACAGCGCAATCTGGAGCATGTGCTCCGCGCGGCGCGCGAGGTCTTCGGCGAGCTGGGATACGGCGCGCCCATGGAGGACGTGGCGCGGCGCGCGCGGGTCGGTGTCGGGACGGTGTACCGCCGCTTCCCGAGCAAGGACGTCCTGGTGCGCCGGATAGCCGAGGAGGAGACCTCCCGGCTGACCGAGCAGGCGCGGGCGGCGCTCGGGCAGGAGGACGAGCCGTGGTCGGCGCTCTCGCGCTTCCTGCGCACTTCGGTGGCGTCGGGTGCCGGGCGGCTGCTGCCGCCGCAGGTGCTGCGCGTCGGGGTCGCCGAGGAGCAGACCGAGGGCGCCGGGTTCGACGAGGCGCGGGTGCCGCAGCAGCGGATGCAGCCGGGCGCGGGCGAACTGCGGCTGGTGCCGGGCGAGACCACCCCGGCGGCCTCGGGTGCCGCGGACGACGACGCCGGGGCCTCGGCGCTGTTGGACGTCGTGGGACAGCTGGTCGAGCGGGCGCGGGCGGCGGGTGAGCTGCGGACCGACGTGTCGGTGGCGGACGTGCTGCTGGTGATCGCCACGGCGGCACCCTCGCTGCCGGACGCGGCGCAGCAGGCGGCGGCCTCGGCGCGGCTGCTGGACATCCTGCTGGAGGGGCTTCGGTCACGGCCGTCGTGA
- a CDS encoding sigma-70 family RNA polymerase sigma factor has translation MSVDGRDGSLDDGDAEGGGPASPHVPSQGGRADVPQGGDPTVAGIPAQGGEPVEGSVPAQRDRREDGVLPPPRDLPPSDADLIGRMRSGDDSAYEDLYRRHAESVRRYARTCCRDGHTADDLTAEVFARMLQAVRGGSGPEYAVRAYLLTSVRRVAATWTKSAKREQLVDDFALFATQAARGSEVSDDTASNSSFGAGLDLGADVRAMHEAEQSMAMQAFRSLPERWQAVLWHTEVEDESPSEVATLFGLDANGTRVLASRAREGLKQAYLQAHVSATLASDEECARYADRLGAYARGGLRTRAERGLRKHLEECAKCRLAAGQIKEVASGIPAVVPVAVIGWFGAAGYAKAAALIAGGTGAGAAGAAGAAAAAGGSSGSAGAGGGAAASEGLGAPVKAGIAAGVVAVAAAAVALALVANQDPAPEPDAKPPVSSPAPVVEESPTPRPPKKEPQPAPPVLAPEPTPTPTPTPTPSPTPTPKPKPTPTPKPTPTPAPTPKPTPTPTPTPPPAPADYQWNELAYDVNGDGTGPEMRIGESNWVWQRYGVSIDGTRYAHGVTVHGKSSVTIDLNRECSTYRALVGVDDMNLMLGKFTFSVYADGVRLWRSGMIKGGDPAVPVSVDLTGRETVRLVVEPHSHFDGVLLADWAESKFACA, from the coding sequence ATGAGCGTTGACGGGCGCGACGGGTCACTCGATGACGGTGACGCGGAGGGCGGCGGCCCGGCCTCGCCTCACGTACCGAGTCAGGGCGGGCGCGCGGACGTACCGCAGGGCGGCGATCCCACCGTGGCCGGTATCCCGGCGCAGGGCGGCGAACCCGTGGAGGGCAGCGTCCCCGCGCAGCGCGACCGGCGCGAGGACGGCGTGCTGCCCCCTCCCAGGGATCTGCCCCCGTCCGACGCCGACCTGATCGGGCGAATGCGCTCGGGCGACGATTCGGCCTACGAGGACTTGTACCGTCGGCATGCCGAATCGGTACGCCGCTACGCCCGTACCTGCTGCCGGGACGGCCACACCGCCGACGACCTCACCGCCGAGGTCTTCGCCCGGATGCTCCAGGCGGTGCGCGGCGGCTCGGGTCCCGAGTACGCCGTACGCGCCTATCTGCTGACGTCCGTGCGACGGGTCGCCGCCACCTGGACGAAGTCCGCGAAGCGGGAGCAACTGGTCGACGACTTCGCCCTGTTCGCCACCCAGGCGGCGCGAGGGTCGGAGGTGTCCGACGACACTGCATCCAATAGCTCCTTCGGAGCGGGCCTGGACCTGGGCGCGGACGTGCGCGCGATGCACGAGGCCGAGCAGTCGATGGCCATGCAGGCCTTCCGGTCGCTGCCGGAGCGCTGGCAGGCCGTGCTCTGGCACACCGAGGTCGAGGACGAGTCGCCGAGCGAGGTCGCCACGCTCTTCGGGCTCGACGCCAACGGCACGCGCGTGCTGGCCAGTCGCGCCCGAGAGGGCCTGAAGCAGGCCTACCTCCAGGCCCATGTCAGCGCCACCCTCGCCAGTGACGAGGAGTGCGCCCGCTACGCCGACCGGCTCGGCGCCTACGCGCGCGGCGGACTGCGTACCCGCGCGGAGCGGGGTCTGCGCAAGCACCTGGAGGAGTGCGCCAAGTGCCGGCTGGCCGCGGGCCAGATCAAGGAAGTCGCCAGCGGTATCCCCGCCGTGGTCCCGGTCGCGGTCATCGGCTGGTTCGGCGCCGCCGGGTACGCCAAGGCGGCCGCGCTCATCGCGGGCGGCACCGGAGCGGGCGCCGCGGGTGCGGCCGGCGCCGCCGCCGCGGCGGGCGGCTCCTCGGGCAGTGCCGGTGCCGGTGGTGGCGCGGCGGCCTCCGAGGGGCTCGGCGCACCAGTGAAGGCCGGTATCGCCGCCGGTGTGGTCGCGGTGGCCGCCGCCGCGGTGGCCCTCGCCCTGGTCGCCAACCAGGATCCGGCGCCGGAGCCGGACGCCAAGCCGCCGGTCTCCTCCCCCGCCCCCGTCGTCGAGGAGTCCCCGACCCCGAGGCCCCCGAAGAAGGAGCCGCAGCCGGCCCCGCCCGTCCTCGCCCCCGAGCCGACACCCACCCCGACGCCCACCCCCACGCCGAGCCCGACCCCCACCCCGAAGCCGAAGCCGACGCCCACTCCGAAGCCGACGCCGACCCCGGCTCCCACCCCGAAGCCGACCCCCACCCCGACACCGACGCCCCCGCCCGCTCCGGCCGACTACCAGTGGAACGAGCTGGCGTACGACGTCAACGGCGACGGCACCGGGCCCGAGATGCGGATCGGCGAGAGCAACTGGGTGTGGCAGCGCTACGGCGTGTCGATCGACGGCACGCGGTACGCCCACGGCGTGACCGTGCACGGCAAGTCCTCCGTCACCATCGACCTCAACCGGGAGTGCAGCACCTACCGGGCCCTGGTCGGCGTCGACGACATGAACCTGATGCTCGGCAAGTTCACCTTCTCGGTGTACGCCGACGGGGTACGGCTGTGGCGGTCCGGAATGATCAAGGGTGGTGACCCGGCGGTCCCCGTCTCGGTCGACCTCACCGGGCGCGAGACCGTACGGCTGGTGGTGGAGCCGCACAGCCACTTCGACGGTGTGCTCCTCGCGGACTGGGCCGAGTCGAAGTTCGCCTGCGCGTAG
- a CDS encoding asparagine synthase-related protein has translation MRWLVGWSSTAAGAAVIGSAGATGPDGETVHPVGSQLLWGDPDPLWAVGDWRPDEVRVVQADAQTRIAVLGICGASDEQLRVGLFAARGGALRHLTAWPGSYTAVVQVGRRVMVCGDLAGARPVFYTPWAGGTAYATAALPLADLIEANLDFGHLAALLAAPDVPAALDDSTPYDGVRRIPPGHALILRAGAREIAGYEPVASLAVAAPPADPDSAVDAVRDALVEAVRARLSAPRHVPGDGIDPGPVPGMGPAERRAARGMPVPGIGADLSGGPASGTLALLAAGLPGMPGTVLGHGTGAGERLLAVTFNDLAVGGRESEVERAGTLAANPRLHHVVVAGGEESLPYADLDGPLTDEPGPSLVTAARHRSRLAAGSADHFTGYGARQVLDAHPARLTDLLMDRKRRHLVRPVAALAKADGSVMVPARVYGAARKLARTPYRTGLEALAERLLQRRFDEPGGAVGASLAALTWARPGPAARWLTGEALAEVSVRLQGATSRSGVGPGQRPGDYRARAALARHAADLRVLEQAAEIRFQRLHAPFLDNQVVRACRALPEALRVQPGARAAILRTVLEGSGVADLPPGWGAPTHAPAAVAARTGLRVAANDLMALFGTPLLAQAGLVEARVVRKALRAAAEGEPLPLDGLADLVSLELWLTRLLARRGTCWTGTPARARAVPAGITPQRGALGAGAGARQA, from the coding sequence ATGCGGTGGTTGGTGGGATGGAGCAGCACCGCCGCGGGAGCCGCCGTGATCGGCTCCGCGGGGGCCACCGGGCCCGACGGCGAGACCGTGCACCCGGTCGGGTCCCAACTCCTGTGGGGCGACCCCGATCCGCTGTGGGCGGTCGGCGACTGGCGCCCCGACGAGGTGCGCGTGGTGCAGGCCGACGCCCAGACCCGGATCGCCGTCCTCGGCATCTGCGGGGCGAGCGACGAGCAGCTGCGGGTCGGTCTCTTCGCCGCGCGCGGCGGGGCACTTCGCCATCTGACGGCCTGGCCCGGCAGCTACACGGCCGTCGTCCAGGTCGGCCGCCGGGTGATGGTGTGCGGCGATCTGGCGGGCGCCCGGCCGGTGTTCTACACCCCCTGGGCCGGCGGCACCGCGTACGCGACCGCCGCCCTGCCCCTCGCCGACCTCATCGAGGCCAACCTCGACTTCGGGCACCTGGCCGCCCTGCTCGCGGCCCCCGACGTCCCGGCGGCCCTGGACGACTCCACCCCCTATGACGGCGTCCGGCGCATTCCGCCGGGGCACGCGCTGATCCTGCGCGCCGGGGCCCGCGAGATCGCCGGGTACGAGCCGGTCGCCTCCCTCGCGGTCGCGGCACCCCCCGCCGACCCGGACAGCGCGGTGGACGCCGTACGCGACGCCCTGGTGGAGGCGGTACGCGCCCGGCTCTCCGCACCCCGGCACGTCCCCGGCGACGGCATCGACCCCGGGCCCGTGCCCGGCATGGGCCCCGCCGAACGGCGTGCCGCGCGCGGGATGCCCGTTCCCGGGATCGGCGCCGACCTCTCCGGCGGCCCGGCCTCCGGCACCCTCGCGCTGCTCGCCGCCGGCCTGCCGGGCATGCCGGGCACGGTGCTGGGCCACGGCACGGGCGCGGGGGAGCGGCTGCTGGCGGTCACCTTCAACGACCTCGCCGTGGGCGGCCGGGAGTCCGAGGTGGAGCGGGCGGGCACCCTGGCGGCCAACCCGCGGCTGCACCACGTCGTGGTGGCCGGCGGCGAGGAGAGCCTGCCGTACGCCGATCTGGACGGCCCGCTCACCGACGAACCCGGGCCGTCCCTGGTGACGGCGGCGCGGCACCGGTCCCGGCTCGCGGCGGGCAGCGCGGACCACTTCACCGGCTACGGCGCCCGCCAGGTCCTGGACGCCCATCCGGCCCGGCTGACCGACCTCTTGATGGACCGCAAGCGGCGGCACCTGGTCCGTCCCGTCGCGGCCCTCGCCAAGGCGGACGGCTCGGTGATGGTCCCCGCGCGGGTGTACGGGGCGGCGCGCAAGCTGGCGCGCACGCCCTATCGCACCGGCCTGGAGGCGCTGGCCGAGCGCCTGCTGCAGCGCCGGTTCGACGAACCCGGAGGTGCCGTAGGAGCGTCGCTGGCGGCGCTCACCTGGGCCAGACCCGGCCCGGCGGCGCGCTGGCTGACGGGGGAGGCACTCGCTGAAGTATCGGTTCGCCTGCAGGGGGCGACCAGCCGCTCCGGGGTCGGCCCGGGACAGCGGCCCGGCGACTACCGCGCGCGTGCCGCGCTCGCCCGGCACGCGGCCGACCTGCGCGTCCTGGAACAGGCCGCCGAGATCCGCTTCCAGCGCCTGCACGCGCCGTTCCTCGACAACCAGGTCGTCCGCGCCTGCCGTGCGCTCCCCGAGGCCCTGCGCGTCCAGCCCGGCGCCCGCGCGGCGATCCTGCGTACGGTCCTGGAGGGCTCCGGCGTGGCCGACCTCCCGCCGGGCTGGGGTGCCCCGACCCATGCCCCCGCGGCCGTGGCCGCCCGCACCGGGCTGAGGGTGGCGGCGAACGACCTGATGGCTCTCTTCGGCACACCCCTGCTGGCGCAGGCGGGGCTGGTGGAGGCCCGTGTGGTCCGCAAGGCCCTGCGCGCGGCCGCCGAGGGCGAGCCCCTTCCCCTGGACGGCCTGGCCGACCTGGTCTCCCTGGAGCTCTGGCTCACCCGGCTGCTGGCCCGCCGGGGCACCTGCTGGACCGGCACTCCGGCACGCGCGCGTGCCGTGCCCGCGGGGATCACCCCGCAGCGGGGCGCGCTGGGAGCCGGTGCCGGGGCCCGGCAGGCGTAG